Proteins found in one Tissierellales bacterium genomic segment:
- the prdA gene encoding D-proline reductase (dithiol) proprotein PrdA, with the protein MSITKETAMEHANDVAVTCCRFEAGTVIEPANLEDPNILPDLEDSGLLEIPANCLKIGEVLGAKLKETVDALTPLTAEVLEGVTAMATEKEEVEEAVTVEAVAPVAPVAPIMSGNPGTVKIHIGEGRNIDLEIPLTVAGQVLGTEIPQVQAQVAAQGTNAVVADSHEEKIIRTLKRKHYEIKEVKVEGTETKFDGKTLYIREDICKDAIASEELVTDLKIDIITPDKYSEYSETIMDVQPIATKEEGELGEGVTRVVDGAIMMVTGTDENGVQIGEFGSSEGILDRNIMWGRAGAPDKGEIFIKTQVTVKAGTNMERPGPMAAHNATDIITQEIREALNQVDDALVVNEQEFKQTRHPGKKRIAIIKEIMGQGAMHDNYIMPNEPAGTLGARPNVDLGNVPVVVSPLQILDGCVHALTCIGPASKETSRHYWREPLVMNALHDEEIDLVAVILVGSPQVNAEKFYVSRLLGMTVEAMDLDGAIVTTEGFGNNHIDFASHIEQVGMRTNVVGVTYSAMQGQLVVGNKYMDAMVDNNKSAQGIENEILSNNTLAPEDAIRAMYMLKAKMGGESIKEAERKWNPNVKLNNVEVIEKATGEKIELEANEQILEKSKKRREIYEVEEA; encoded by the coding sequence ATGTCAATTACTAAAGAGACTGCTATGGAACATGCTAATGATGTTGCAGTAACATGCTGCAGATTTGAGGCTGGAACAGTAATTGAACCTGCTAATTTGGAGGATCCTAATATCCTTCCAGACTTGGAGGACTCGGGATTATTAGAAATTCCGGCAAATTGTTTAAAAATCGGTGAGGTATTAGGTGCAAAACTTAAAGAAACAGTTGATGCATTAACACCTTTAACTGCAGAGGTATTAGAAGGCGTTACTGCTATGGCAACTGAAAAAGAAGAAGTAGAAGAAGCTGTTACTGTTGAAGCGGTTGCTCCAGTAGCACCAGTTGCTCCAATTATGAGTGGTAACCCAGGAACAGTTAAGATTCATATCGGTGAAGGAAGAAATATTGATTTAGAAATTCCTTTAACTGTAGCTGGTCAAGTTCTTGGAACAGAAATTCCACAAGTACAGGCTCAAGTTGCTGCTCAAGGAACTAATGCTGTGGTAGCAGATAGTCATGAAGAAAAAATAATCCGTACTTTAAAAAGAAAGCATTATGAAATCAAAGAAGTTAAAGTTGAAGGAACTGAAACTAAATTTGATGGCAAAACATTATATATTAGAGAAGATATCTGTAAAGATGCTATTGCATCAGAGGAATTGGTTACAGATTTGAAAATAGATATAATCACACCAGATAAATACAGTGAGTACAGTGAAACAATCATGGACGTTCAACCAATCGCTACTAAAGAAGAAGGCGAATTAGGTGAAGGTGTTACTAGAGTCGTAGATGGCGCTATTATGATGGTTACTGGAACTGACGAGAATGGTGTTCAGATTGGTGAATTTGGTTCATCAGAAGGTATCCTTGATAGAAATATCATGTGGGGACGTGCTGGTGCTCCTGATAAAGGTGAAATCTTTATCAAAACTCAAGTAACAGTAAAAGCTGGTACTAATATGGAAAGACCTGGCCCTATGGCAGCACATAATGCTACAGATATTATTACTCAAGAGATTAGAGAAGCACTAAATCAAGTTGATGATGCCTTAGTAGTAAATGAGCAAGAGTTTAAGCAAACTCGTCATCCAGGTAAGAAAAGAATTGCAATTATTAAAGAAATCATGGGTCAAGGCGCTATGCATGATAATTACATCATGCCAAATGAACCAGCTGGAACATTAGGTGCTCGTCCAAACGTTGACTTAGGAAACGTGCCAGTAGTGGTTTCACCATTACAAATTTTAGATGGTTGTGTTCATGCTCTTACTTGTATCGGACCTGCTTCAAAAGAGACATCTCGTCACTATTGGAGAGAACCACTAGTAATGAATGCGTTACATGATGAAGAAATAGACTTAGTAGCGGTTATCCTTGTTGGTTCGCCACAGGTTAATGCTGAGAAATTCTATGTATCTAGACTATTAGGTATGACTGTTGAAGCAATGGATCTTGATGGTGCAATTGTTACAACTGAAGGATTTGGTAATAACCATATCGACTTCGCTAGCCATATCGAACAAGTAGGTATGAGAACTAACGTGGTTGGTGTTACTTATTCTGCAATGCAAGGTCAGTTGGTTGTTGGTAATAAGTACATGGATGCTATGGTAGATAATAATAAATCTGCACAAGGTATCGAGAATGAGATACTTTCAAATAATACGTTAGCTCCAGAAGATGCTATTAGAGCTATGTATATGCTTAAAGCTAAGATGGGCGGAGAGTCAATCAAAGAAGCTGAAAGAAAATGGAATCCAAACGTTAAACTTAATAACGTTGAGGTTATAGAAAAAGCTACTGGAGAAAAGATTGAGCTTGAAGCTAATGAGCAAATATTAGAGAAATCTAAGAAAAGAAGAGAAATCTACGAAGTAGAAGAAGCTTAA
- the prdB gene encoding D-proline reductase (dithiol) protein PrdB, translated as MDFTIVKGLQSEIFVPITPPPVWTPVTKPLKDMVVALATAAGVHLKSDKRFNLAGDTSFRVVPGDAPSGDLMVSHGGYDNADVNKDINCMFPIDRVRELVEEGFIKGIAPVNFGFMGGGGDVRVFTEETGPEIAKQLVDEGVDAVLMTAGUGTCHRSAVIVQRAIEEAGIPTIIIAALPPVVRQNGSPRVAAPLVPMGANAGEPNNKEQQHAIVKETLQLLETIETPGRIVKLNHEYHASI; from the coding sequence ATGGATTTTACAATCGTAAAAGGATTACAATCTGAAATATTTGTTCCAATCACCCCTCCACCAGTTTGGACGCCTGTAACTAAACCATTAAAAGATATGGTTGTTGCATTGGCAACTGCAGCGGGTGTACACTTGAAATCAGACAAGAGATTTAACTTAGCTGGAGATACAAGCTTTAGAGTAGTGCCAGGAGATGCACCTTCTGGGGATTTAATGGTATCTCATGGTGGATATGACAATGCTGATGTTAATAAAGACATCAACTGCATGTTCCCTATTGATAGAGTTAGAGAACTTGTTGAAGAAGGATTTATTAAAGGTATAGCACCTGTAAACTTTGGTTTCATGGGTGGTGGTGGAGACGTTAGAGTTTTCACTGAGGAAACAGGTCCAGAAATCGCTAAACAATTAGTGGATGAAGGCGTTGACGCTGTATTAATGACAGCTGGTTGAGGTACTTGCCACCGCTCTGCAGTTATCGTGCAGAGAGCGATTGAGGAAGCGGGAATTCCAACTATTATCATTGCCGCTTTACCTCCAGTAGTAAGACAAAATGGATCACCTCGTGTTGCAGCACCATTGGTACCAATGGGAGCAAACGCTGGTGAGCCTAACAATAAAGAGCAACAGCATGCTATCGTTAAAGAGACATTGCAATTGCTTGAAACAATTGAAACACCTGGTAGAATCGTGAAATTAAACCACGAATACCATGCTAGTATCTAG